The Pseudomonadota bacterium genome includes a region encoding these proteins:
- the tnpB gene encoding IS66 family insertion sequence element accessory protein TnpB has translation MRLFRDLPKVYLHRDVVDFRKSIDGLAAIVEQQMALDPFADALYVFCNRHRDRLKVLYWDQTGFCLWYKRLEKAKFQWPRKHADGVIRWGEREFNWLLEGFDVMRMQGHQQLHFSATNSLIGGASCY, from the coding sequence ATGCGTCTGTTTCGTGACCTGCCCAAGGTTTACCTGCACCGCGACGTGGTGGACTTTCGCAAGTCCATTGACGGCCTGGCGGCCATCGTCGAGCAGCAGATGGCCCTGGATCCGTTCGCCGATGCGCTGTACGTGTTCTGCAACCGCCACCGCGACCGGCTCAAGGTGCTCTACTGGGACCAGACCGGCTTTTGCCTCTGGTACAAGCGCCTGGAGAAGGCGAAGTTCCAGTGGCCGCGCAAGCATGCCGACGGCGTGATCCGCTGGGGCGAGCGTGAGTTCAACTGGCTGCTCGAGGGTTTTGATGTGATGCGCATGCAGGGCCATCAACAACTGCACTTTTCGGCCACTAATTCGTTGATTGGTGGTGCTTCATGCTATTGA